The Oncorhynchus masou masou isolate Uvic2021 chromosome 14, UVic_Omas_1.1, whole genome shotgun sequence region GGAAGACGGACATGTGGCACTAACCAGTCAtatcacagtaacacagcaggagtgGAATGAGGGAAAGGACTTCATCTGTGAGGTAGATGACAAAGATCTTCAGAAAACTGTCAGGAAGAGCACCAGTTTATGCACAGGTAGTTTGTAAACTTACAGAAGCGCCTTACCTGTTTAAAGTTTTGCTTCAAAAGTCATAAATCAAAACCTAATTACCTTGGAGTATAAAACACTATTTTACGATTTTATCTCCACACTCATCTGTTTTGCTCTCAGCTTTTCCCTCGTCTACTCCATACCTCCACCTGGAGACCCCCAGATTCAGGACAGTGATGGCACAGACTGAGGTAACAGCTACATGTGTGGTCCACTCTGCATATGACGCCAAAGTGTCCTGGCTTCTGGATGGAAAAGACCCATCCAGTAGGACCCCAGTGAACCAGGCCAGCAGCACAACTCAGAGCATCAGCAGTAACCTGACTCTTCCCTCAAGCCAATGGAAAACCCTGAACACAATAACATGCAGAGCTGAACATCGCTGCTTCAACTCCACAGAGAAGACGAGTAATGTTAAAGGTTAGCATGGAACTTTGTGatcatatattttaatttgttttacattttattgaacctttatttaactaggcaagtcagtgaagaacaaattcttatttacaacgacagcctaccaaaaaggcaaaaggcctcctgtggggatgggGTCTGGGattaaaatgaataaataaataaaatataaacataggacaaaacacacatcatgacaagagaggtaacacaacactacataaagagagacctaagacaacaacatagcaaggcagcaacacatgacaacacgaCAAATCATATCAGAGTTTTTTTGTCACGTGTGtcaaatacaacagatgtagtgaaatgccttacagtgaaatgcttacttaaatgGCTCTAACAAACAGTGCAAAACAGGTATTcagtgaacaataggtaagtaaagaaagaaaaacaacagtaaaaagacagtgaaaaatagcAGTAGTGAGGTTatgtacagtagcgaggctataacagtagcgaggctacatacagacactggttagtcagactgattgaggtagtatgtacgtgTAGATATGgtaaaagtgactatgcatatatgataaacagagagtatcaGTAGCGTAACAgatgggttggtgggtggtgggtggtgggacacaatgcagatagcccagtttGCGGATGTGCAGGGGCACTGATggttgggccaattgaggtagtatgtacatgaatgtatagttaaagtgactatgcataaatgatgaacagcgagtagcagaagcgtaaaagagGGATTGGGgagggacacaatgcaaatagtctgagtagccatttgattgcCTTTTCAGGAGTCTACTGGCTTGGGGGTAccaactgttgagaagcctttttgtcctagacttggcactccggtaccgcttgccatgcgttaatagagagaacagtctatgactggggtggctggggtctttgacaatttttagggccttcctctgacactgcctggtgtagaggtcctggatggcaggcagcttagccccagtgatgtactgggccatacgtacTAACCTCTCCAGTGCCTTGCGATCAGAGGCCGAGCAAattccgtaccaggcagtgatgcaaccagtcagatgctctcgatgttgcagctgtagaaccttttgaggatctgaggacccatgccaaatctttttagtttcctgagggggaatacgcttttttgtgccctcttcacgactgtcttcgtatgtttggaccattcaagtttgttggtgaagtggactccaaggaacttgatgctctcaacctgctccactagagccccattgatgagaatggacgtgtgctcggtcctcattttcctgttgtccaaaatcatctccttagtcttggttaagTTGAGGGATAgcttgttattctggcaccacccggccaggtctctgacctcctcctgtCACGAACTGGTTCTAAGCCCGTAACAAAAAGGAGACAATGTGGAGATAAAGAATTAGCAAAATATATGTATTAACTGAAGTAAAGcaaatacaattaacaatggtttgtttagtcagtagtgtaagtgagttgTCACGTGCATACATGTGATAATGAGGGGTATTGAAAGGTGCCAATTCATATAAACCAAATAGCCACAACcaaatctgtctgtgtctgcatagagagagtctcctccataaATGGGTAAGTGGTGTATTTATTCTGGGACACACCTGAGATCAGGTTCTATTTTTCTGGTGCACCGTAtttcccgctagctgaatatccatgtcatcattcagccacgattccgtgaaacataagatattacagtttatgATGTCCCGTTGGTATGATATCCGTGATCGTACCtcatctaatttattgtccaatgattgcacggtggcgagtaatattgactgTAACGGCAGCATCCCACTCGCTTTCTGCGGATCCTTACGAAGCACcccgctctgtgtcctctgtacctgcgtctctTCCACTTGAAAATAACTGGGATGTTGGCCTTGTTGGGTGTTCTGACAATGTCCTGTGTGTtctgcttgttgaagaaaaattATTTGTCTAATCCGatgtgagtgatcgctgtcctgatatccagaagctattttttGCAGTAAGATACGGttacagaaacattatgtacaaagtaAGTTACAAATAACATGAAAAAtccccacataatagcacaattggttgggtgcctgtaaaactgctgccatttcttctggCGCCattggtagcaacacaacataacaacaacatggtggcaacacaacatggtagcagtacaaaacatggtacaaacattattgggtacagacaacagcacaaagggcaagaaggtagagacaacaatacatcacacaaagcagccacagctgtcagtaagagtgtccatgattgtgtCTTTGAAtgagatatatacagagagaagTACAGCAAAACATTCAGTATTCTTCTGTCCTCCCCCATAAAAAGTAGACATTATTGACACTAAAGCCAGATCAGTGTTCCTTTCTCCtgttcacccctctcctctgtgtgtgtgtgttctccaggacCTGCAGTGAGCAGCACTGCCACAGTGCTGATCAGGAGGTCTCTCCCAGAGTTACTGAAGGGAAACAGTGCTGTGCTGGAGTGTGCCATCACACAACTCTCCTCCAGTGACCTATACGTCACCTTTCAGGCAAATGGGGTTGATTTCCCTGAGAAACAGTATGTGGATCTGCCTGCCTCCAAAGGCCCCCATTCACTCACCAGACAGTTCTCTATCCCCAAATCACACTGGAAGACAGACAACACTTTCACCTGTAAAGTTAACCAAGGTTTCTCCAACAGCTTGGTGTCTAGCTCCAACGTCAAGATTTTTGGTGAGTGAACTTCTCTCATCTGACCCAATTATACCTTCTCAAATGCTTGAAAATGTAGAAAGGCCTACCTACATGAAATTATGTTTCCATTGTTTGTTGCATGATATTCATTCAGCACTCCAGGGCTAAAATGGAAAAATGAAATGGTGTTCTTTCCAGGTGAACTGTCCATGGAACTCCTTCTAGTCCCCAGTGAGGAGCTGTCTGGCTCAGGGACCCAGAAACTCATGTGTTCTGGGTGGGGCTTCAACCCTAAGATCAAGTGGCTCTCTGGGTCTGAACAGAGGTCTGCAACGGACAATGAGATAAGGATGGGGGAAGACGGACATGTGGCACTAACCAGTCAtatcacagtaacacagcaggagtgGAATGAGGGAAAGGACTTCATCTGTGAGGTAGATGACAAAGATCTTCAGAAAACTGTCAGGAAGAGCACCAGTTTATGCACAGGTAGTTTGTAAACTTACAGAAGCGCCTTACCTGTTTAAAGTTTTGCTTCAAAAGTCATAAATCAAAACCTAATTACCTTGGAGTATAAAACACTATTTTACGATTTTATCTCCACACTCATCTGTTTTGCTCTCAGCTTTTCCCTCGTCTACTCCATACCTCCACCTGGAGACCCCCAGATTCAGGACAGTGATGGCACAGACTGAGGTAACAGCTACATGTGTGGTCCACTCTGCATATGACGCCAAAGTGTCCTGGCTTCTGGATGGAAAAGACCCAACCAGTAGGACCCCAGTGAACCAGGCCAGCAGCACAACTCAGAGCATCAGCAGTAACCTGACTCTTCCCTCAAGCCAATGGAAAACCCTGAACACAATAACATGCAGAGCTGAACATCGCTGCTTCAACTCCACAGAGAAGACGAGTAATGTTAAAGGTTAGCATGGAACTTTGTGatcatatattttaatttgttttacattttattgaacctttatttaactaggcaagtcagtgaagaacaaattcttatttacaacgacagcctaccaaaaaggcaaaaggcctcctgtggggatgggGTCTGGGattaaaatgaataaataaataaaatataaacataggacaaaacacacatcatgacagagaggtaacacaacactacataaagagagacctaagacaacaacatagcaaggcagcaacacatgacaacacggCAAATCATATCAGAGTTTTTTTGTCACGTGCGtcaaatacaacagatgtagtgaaatgccttacagtgaaatgcttacttaaatgGCTCTAACAAACAGTGCAAAACAGGTATTcagtgaacaataggtaagtaaagaaagaaaaacaacagtaaaaagacagtgaaaaatagcAGTAGTGAGGTTatgtacagtagcgaggctataacagtagcgaggctacatacagacactggttagtcagacTGATTGCGGTAGTATGTACGTGTAGATATGgtaaaagtgactatgcatatatgataaacagagagtatcaGTAGCGTAACAgatgggttggtgggtggtgggtggtgggacacaatgcagatagcccagtttGCGGATGTGCAGGGGCACTGATggttgggccaattgaggtagtatgtacatgaatgtatagttaaagtgactatgcataaatgatgaacagcgagtagcagaagcgtaaaagaggggttggggagggacacaatgcaaatagtctgagtaACCATTTGATTGCCTTTTCAGGAGTCTACTGGCTTGGGGGTAccaactgttgagaagcctttttgtcctagacttggcactccggtaccgcttgccatgcggtagtagagagaacagtctatgactggggtggctggggtctttgacaatttttagggccttcctctgacactgcctggtgtagaggtcctggatggcaggcagcttagccccagtgatgtactgggccatatgtaCTAACCTCTGCAgtgcctttagctcagtgcaaatgttgcctgtatccatggcttctggttggggtacgtacgtacagtcactgtggggacaacgtcctcgatgcacttattgataaagccagtgactgatgtggtgtattcctcaatgccatcagaacaATCCcgggaacatgttccagtctgtgatagcaaaaccaTCATGTAGTTtatcatctgcttcatctgaccatctttttatagaccgagtcactggtgcttcgtGCTATAATttctgcttgtaagcaggaatcaggaggatagagttgtggtcagatttaccaaatgtagggcaagggagagctttgtacacgtctctgtgtgtggagtacagattATCTAggattgttttccctctggttgcacatttgacatgttgatagaaattaggtagaactgatttaagtttccctgcattaaagtctccggccactaggagcactgcctctgggtgagcggtttcttgtttgcttatttccttatacagctgactgagtgcggtcttagtgccagcatccgtTTGTGGTGGTAAACAAACAGCCAccaaagtatagctgaaaactttCCAGGCAGATAGTTTtgtcttgccaaaactatagtttgttaacaagaaatttgtcgagtggttgaaaaacaagtttgaatgactccaacctagttTTCCCATGATCAAATTCCATTACCCCAGTTCCTGTCCTGATCCAGCATCCATGCTCTATGTGTTTCTCTCTCAGACTATGTCATgcagccccctctctcccctaccagACTATCAGTCATGCAGCCCCCCCTCTATCCACCCAGTTTCTCTTCCAGACTATCAGTCATACAGCCCCCTCTCTGCCCAGTCTCATCCACTCCAGTCTCTCCTTCCATgactctcactatctctctctctccaggctcagTGACCCCCTCTGCACCAACAGCAACCCTGCTCCAGGATCCCAGTGAGCTCGTCTGCCTGGTGCTTGGCTTCAGCCCTTCAGACATCAACATCACCTGGCTGCTGGACAACGTGACAGAGCTGTGGAACAACAACACTAGCACCCCCTACAGGGCACCAGGGGGAAAGTTTGGCATTAGGAGCCACTTGAGCCTGGCACACCAGGATTGGACACCGGGGGCTGTTTACACCTGCAGGGTGACCCACACCAGCCAGACTCTGGCAAAGAAAATATCCAAAACAGGTGTCTGTCTGTTCACTCAATTCTGATACAATAACATTTTCCTTGTGCTAGTCTCTTTCTAGCCTCTTTCATCATTATAGTAGAGCATTACAGTTTGGATTCCAGGCTAGCCTGTTTCTGCAACACTTTCTCAATGAAAACCTCCTTTTTCCCTTTTGAGTAGAGATCCTTGAGGTGGAGGGTGTGTTCTTTGACGAGAACAGGTCTGATCCCATTCTGGCGGACACTGCAGAGGAGAACTGGAACATGGCCTGCATCTTTCTggtcctcttcctcatctccctcctctacaGCTTCATAGTCACTCTGGTCAAGGTGAGAGGGAGAATATAACCACCTCACAAGTTTTCACTGCTTAGCTTTGAAGTGCAAACATATGTTTGTGCGATTAGCGTAAAACACTAAATATAAGAATGCATTATGTCCCAGTGTGTCTTTACTGCTTTAATTCCCCATTGAAGCACCTGTTGAGTTTCAGACATCAAATGTCATCCCACACAGAGGGTATTCAGATTATCTTCATGTTCAATATCAATCTAATGGGTCTACCCCGAGGCTAtatgttttagtttttttgtattttgtatgtCACTGCAACCTCATTATCACACTTACTCACATTTTATTGCTGATTAAGCCACAGTAACATTTTGAATATAAAACAAGCGTTACAAGGTTTTCACAACAACTTATACTTAGATTTTTCTTTTCATTTTTCCAGACAAAATGATGACTTCAGGACACTTCCATATGATGGATCCCTAGGAGTTCAACTGGAAATGAAACCATTTATTTCAACCTTTTCTTATCAAATCACAACACGTTTCTTTAGAAAATTGCATAGTTTGAATTTCTTACGGTTTCCTGTTGCAGGTTTGATGACAGGGAAGTGTTATTGTTTTTATTCCTCACAAAGACAGACAATGTGGAGGTGCTCTTACTTGCTCTCATCTCTTGTTAATGCGTTATAGAATTTTTTGAGCAGAGATAAAAAAGGATGTTTAACCTCTATTAAATAAGGCCGACCATTACTCTCTATGATGAAGTATTTAGACACCAGTTATTGCTGAATTATCTGCTGATAATAAAACATTATTTCAAACAACCTACTttgtcctcctccctcttgtGTGTTATTTGTAGTTTATCATTTTTAAATTATCTTAAAAAGTATATACCATTAGTAAGAATTAAAATCATGTTTCATATGTGATTTGATATAGATACATATAGAGAACAACATTAAAAGACCACATAAGTAGGACCATGCTTTTTGGCTTTTTGGTTTTTCTGGCACTTTTTACTTGAATTTCCAGCATGATACACTGGGTTTGCTGCTGGTAGAAAACCCTAGGAAAAGTTATTTAATTGATACAAGCTTtctccaatcaatcaatcactcaatcACAGTCTTGTTGTGCGGTGTGTATTTGGTGGGGGGATTCACCTTAGCCAGGGGAGGCATATCTCTGTGAATCTTAATCACACCGAGCCTATTATTTGGCAGAGAATACTATTTGTAGATCAGCCTCCCCTGGCTTAGGTgagccccccccaacacacacacacacacacacacacacacacacacacacacacacacacacacacacacatgaacaaccAGATTGGAGACAGCTTATGTTAATTAAATACAATATCTTATTTCCCCTGTTTGCTGTCATGTACTTTGTTTCATCACTGTAACACCATTGTTGTCCACTAGAGGACGCCACAAGACTGGGGTGCATCTGACTGTGGGCTGGTACATTTCCCATGTGAAAGGCCAATCATGTGTGGCAGTGGTCACTGGTCTGTATGCAGATGCTCACAGTTCGGAAAACAACTGAAAATATTAGCTGGCTGCATTCAGGGAAGGTCCCCACGaatacagaggaagagacagtTATTCTCAAAATGTCTGCATATGTCAGCAAGAATATctgtgagagtgtgtatgtgtgtgtctggaggGTTTGAAGGAATTCACATCTGGGAGGGAAGAGACTGAGTTCACCCAGCCTCCCAATTGGCTGGCTCTTGTGTAATCTGGCATCGTAAGTGCTCTGATTGGCTCAGACCGCCGTGGCTGAGGACCAACGCTGTGACACTGTTGCCGGGACGGAGTCACAGCATGTTGCCAACTGACGTGCCAAGGGGCTggcgacaggggagaggagggcacAATGCCCAGCAGGCTGCGCATCCAGCAGCATCTCCCTGTCTGACCACCTCTTTCTCCATCTgaccctctccccagtctcccatcACCAACCATGGAGAAATAACCAGTGAACATCCTCACTCAATAGGGCACAGAGAAATGACAGCCATTTAGCTGTATAATAAGGCTTGTTATAATCGACCACATCAGTATCTCATTGGTAAGCACAGTGATGACCGTAATAATTACCACCTACACTCTTGGAAAAAAGGTGCTAAGTAGAACCATAcagagtttgacacccctgccatAGGGGACTCCTTTTTCGGTGATGGATAGAACCATTTGTAGAGGGTTCAATATAGAACCCTTTATGTAGGTTTCTTCAAAGAACCCCCTGAATATagttctacctagaaccctctatgaatGGATCTGCCTAGAACTCTTTGAAGGGTTCTAACAAGAGCAATTTGATCATCTAAAGGTTCTTTCTAAAACTGTCTATGAAGGATTCTACCCGAGAACCCTTTTATCTTTGGGAGGGTTCTTCCTAGAAACCTCTATGAACAGTTCCAACAGCCTTATTAGCTTTTAAATTATAATTATTTATGACAATATATTAGATACATATTTAttatccaagatggcatagcagtcagacgtcctttgTCCTCATCTTTtcgtgtcccatgtatatatatatttacacctttcttcgcatatcttttatatattttattttcaaacttcaaaatactctcctgcaacccgcctcaccaatttaaaaaatatatatatatttacctcaaatctgaaatccacaatagaagctagcctctctagccagaagctagccagtttactggctaacgttagtattcagctaaccacggtttgtggtcatcagctaaaGCTATCGGCAGTTTTGTACAACacgactcagaccagaacataccgtacctatttttctctccatgtccccggatttcaaccgcaagctctggacatttacgcctggatctcgcagctagctagctgctatccgtgtgactatttgGCTTACGTCGATCGCGGAGAAAACataaattattccggagctagccagctgaagtgTTCCATTAGCCACTCCTGGGcaacaatcacctatccggacccgttttactgccgatacggagccccaccgggccttcacaactggactaccaacgttatctgcccgagggagttatccaactggccactccatcgcgacgttacctgaacgcccatctgcggcccgctaatcgttagctgtttTATTgtctgctatctgaataggtctattGGACAATTTTTCTTGtgtcactataactatatctattttacCAATTgaattgatcccctctaccacacggaaccccacttaTCTACCGATGGAAACGCacaaggtggctaaaaacagaactccatcctatgctagcttgctaccgatggcccggctagctgtctgaatcactactcactggacccttatgatcactcgactaagcatgcctctccttaatgtcaatatgccttgtccattgctgttctggttagtgtttattggcttatttcactatagagcctctagccctgctcactgtaccttatccaacctttcagttccaccatcCATACATGCAATGACATCCCCTTGTTTTCAATGATGTTTCTGATatatctctcatcatcactcaatacctaagtttatctccactgtattcacaACCTACCATATCTTTgcctgtacattataccttgaagctattttatcgcccccagaaacctccttttactctctgttccagatgttctagacgaccaattctcatagcttttagccgtacccttatcctactcctcctcttttcctctggtcatgtagaggtgaatccaggccctgcggtgcctagctccactcctattccccaggcgctctcttttgatgacttctgtaaccgtaatagccttggtttcatgcatattaacattagaagcctcctccctaagtttgttttattcaatgCTTTAGCAaattctgccaacccggatgttctagccgtgtctgaatcctggctcaggaagaccaccaaaaattctgaaatcttcatccctaactacaacatttcgTGCCAAAGGGGCGAtattgcaatctactgcaaagataacctgcaaagttctgtccctagtatccaggtctgtacccaaacaatttgaacatctacatccacctctctaaaaacaagtctctcaccgttgccgcttgctatagaccaacctctgcccccagctatgctctggacaccatatatgAACTGAtttccctccatctatcttcagagctcgtgctgctaggtgacctaaactggaacatgcttaacaccccagccatcctacaatctaaacttgatgccctcaatctcacacaaattatcaatgaacctaccaggtaccaccccaaagccataaacacaagcaccctcatagatatcatcctaaccaacttgccctctaaatacacctctgctgttttcaatcactgcctcattgcctgcatccgtgtCGGttagcggtcaaacgacctccactcatcactgtcaaacgctccctgaaacacttcagcgaacaggcctttctaatcaacctggccggggtatcctggaaggattttgatctcattccgtcagtagatgatgcctgtttttcttttaaatgccttcctcgcCATCtgaaataagcatgccccattcaagaaatttagaaacaggaacagatatagcccttggttctctccagacctgactgcccttaaccaacacaaaaacatcctatggcgttctgcagtAGCATCGAATAGAGCCCGtcatatgcaacttttcagggaagctagaaaccaatatacacaggcagttagaaaagccaaggctagctttttcaagcagaaatttgcttcctgcgacacaaactcaaaaaagttctgggacactgtaaagtccatggagaataagaacacctcctcccagctgcccactgcactgaagataggaaacactgtcaccgccgataaatccactataattgtgAATTTCAatgagcatttttctacggctggccatgctttccacctggctacccctaccccggtcaacagcactggaccccccacagcaactcatccaagccttccccatttctccttctcccaaatccagtcagctgattttctgaaagagctgcaaaatctggacccctacaaatcagccgggctagacaatctggaccctttctttctaaaatgatctgccgaaattgtcgccacccctattactagcctgtacaacctctctttcgtgtcgtctgtgattcccaaagattggaaagcagctgcggtcatccccctcttcaaagggggggacactcgacccaaactgctacagacctatatctatcctaccctgcctttctaaggtcttcgaaatccaagtcaacaaacagattaccgaccattttgaatcccaccataccttctccgctatgcaatctggtttcagagctggtcatgggtgcacctcagccacgttcaaggtcctaaacgatatcttaaccgccatcgataagaaacaatactgtgtagccgtattcatcgaccaaggctttcgactctgtcaatcatcacatcttcatcggcagactcgatagccttggtttctcaaatgattgcctcgcctggttcagcaactacttctctgatagagttcagtgtgtcaaattggagggactgttgtccgggcctctagcagtctctatgggggtgccacagcgTTCAATtgttggaccgactctcttctctgtatgcatcaatgatgtcgctcttactgttggtgagtctctgatacacctctatgcagatgacaccattctgtatacttctggcccttctttggacacggtgttaacaaccctccaatcgagcttcaatgccatacaactctccttcc contains the following coding sequences:
- the LOC135554829 gene encoding uncharacterized protein LOC135554829; this translates as MSKSGPEFSSSFHFVLVQRVIPPNITLYPLWEELEVGSKVGILCILSGFYPDKLSVEWLLDDKTVTTSPVQRKLQSVEGEENTFSLNSQLELDRSQWTQGSEVTCKAIHNAAQGPPTGTPVSRTTSICSAFPSSTPSIHLETPRFRTVMAQTEVTATCVVHSAYDAKVSWLLDGKDPTSRTPVNQASSTTQSISSNLTLPSSQWKTLNTITCRAEHRCFNSTEKTSNVKGPAVSSTATVLIRRSLPELLKGNSAVLECAITQLSSSDLYVTFQANGVDFPEKQYVDLPASKGPHSLTRQFSIPKSHWKTDNTFTCKVNQGFSNSLVSSSNVKIFGELSMELLLVPSEELSGSGTQKLMCSGWGFNPKIKWLSGSEQRSATDNEIRMGEDGHVALTSHITVTQQEWNEGKDFICEVDDKDLQKTVRKSTSLCTAFPSSTPYLHLETPRFRTVMAQTEVTATCVVHSAYDAKVSWLLDGKDPSSRTPVNQASSTTQSISSNLTLPSSQWKTLNTITCRAEHRCFNSTEKTSNVKGPAVSSTATVLIRRSLPELLKGNSAVLECAITQLSSSDLYVTFQANGVDFPEKQYVDLPASKGPHSLTRQFSIPKSHWKTDNTFTCKVNQGFSNSLVSSSNVKIFGELSMELLLVPSEELSGSGTQKLMCSGWGFNPKIKWLSGSEQRSATDNEIRMGEDGHVALTSHITVTQQEWNEGKDFICEVDDKDLQKTVRKSTSLCTAFPSSTPYLHLETPRFRTVMAQTEVTATCVVHSAYDAKVSWLLDGKDPTSRTPVNQASSTTQSISSNLTLPSSQWKTLNTITCRAEHRCFNSTEKTSNVKGSVTPSAPTATLLQDPSELVCLVLGFSPSDINITWLLDNVTELWNNNTSTPYRAPGGKFGIRSHLSLAHQDWTPGAVYTCRVTHTSQTLAKKISKTEILEVEGVFFDENRSDPILADTAEENWNMACIFLVLFLISLLYSFIVTLVKTK